The genomic window ATGTTTCTGCCACACATAGCACTATAAACAAAAAAGCCTTACTGCAAGAATGTTTACTAAAATCAACAACTTCAACAGTAAGGCTATCTTTTAAAATACCTTGTTAATGCGACTTAAGGACTTCAACTCCAGTTATCACTGTGATTTGCATTCTTCATAGTTTTAAAATGTTCAGGATCTCTACCCTCCCTTCTTTTTAGATAGAGAGGGTAGAGAAATTTTACTAAACATGATTAATACAAATTAAGTTATGCAATTCCATTCCTGGCATCATCCTGCTGACAAATTACCTCTTTTGATTTCAACTTTTTCCTTAAATACCGCAAACCAACTAAGGTACCACCGCCAGCGCCAAAAAGAATGCAACTGATAGGTTCCGGTGCAGGTTTAGGCGGTTTTTTGTTTCCCTTAGCATCTGCGGAGTTGATAACTATCATCGTGGATATCACCAAGGCAAATAAACATCCGCCAAATTTCATGAATCTTTTTTTCATATGCTTCTCCTCCTACAAAGTAATCAAAAATAATTTTATACGAACTCGAATTCTTGCTTCTTTTCCTTCTACTTCTAAACAACCGCTCTTAAATCAATTTTCGTTTTCCCTCCTTTCGAAATTATTCCCTAATCTTTTTTTATCACTCCTGAATATATCTCATTTTACTTATCTTTTTTTCTGTTGATAATCATGAGCAAGGATGATGCCAAAAAGGAAATATCCTTCTGTCCGTTGGTTTTCCTGGGTTTTCATTATTATAAATACGAAGACATGCGATATCTTTACCACACCGGTTTAAAACAGTTTTTAAATAAATGCTTATACGACAAACAGATACAAATGCGACCAAAACATCACACCATATGCGGTTGTTCTAACCCATGATAGAAGGTATTTCAAACCTGATGCAGCAGACTTCTGGCGATGTAGTTTCATACATTGCTGCTTACTATACTCCACAGGCTCACAATTTGTGATTTATAGTAGTTCAACACGGACAAACAGAGTTTGTCCATGCCACCTTATTATCAATTTAAAATTCACATTTTATGAGCATCTTGGGTATATCTGCCGCAATACAAGCAAACAGCCTTTAAATAATTTCAAATTTTGATTTACATTTTAACACGTAACCTCGCGCCCTACCCTTACAAACTTTTTCTTTGTAATCAAATCCCTTCGCACAAAAAAGGCAGACAAGAGACGATTTCTTTCGTGTCGCTTTGACCGCGGGAAACGCCCCCCGTCTGCCTTTTAGCCTACTTTTCAACGCCTAATTAAGGATGTCTTATTTAGTTGTTGAATATGTCTTGAACCTCCTGATCGGTCAAAGCCCGATTGGAGAGACAAACCTCATCAATGATGCCATTGAAACAACCCTTTTTCGAGAGACTATTCCCGATTTTTGTGTCAGAATAATACGTTAGCGGAACTACGGTGTTACCCGCTTTATGCCGTACGGTTCTTACCAGTTGTCCATTGACATATAACTTCTGTTCACCGGTGGTCTTGTTGTATGTGCCTGCAACATGATTCCAACCACCCACGGAATTACCCATATTATATGACGCCGTCCTCTGCCTCTTGTTTCCACTTGCGTCTTGCGTCACCAGGGCAAATGCAATTACATCAGGAGTTCTTTTGAGAAACTTTAAACCAAAACCTTCGCGTAATTGCGGATTAGAATGCATCCTCAATCCGTCGAAGATAAAATCATACCCCTTCGTGTCATTTGCATTCTTATAGAACCATGCGCTCAGGGAAACTTCCTCGCTATTAATGACCGGAATTGATACATTATCATCAACACCGTCAAAACTCAGGCCACTGCCATTTCTTCCGCCGGTCCAGCTTGCGCCATTGATCGTGCCGTCATTACCGTTGCCTGACGAGTCGCCAGCAACATTTCCGCTTCCTTCATCAAAGGAATAACAAGCCTGTGCATCTGGGCATGGGCATAGTGGCGGTGTTGTTGACTCCCATATCTTTGTGACCTGATTCGATGTTTTGGTCTGTCCTGTGCTATCGACAAAGCTTGCCTCGATCACGTCTGTGCCTGCAGCACTACCCGTGTAGGTAAATGTTGCATGTCCATTGGCATCGGTCGAGTTATTGCTAGAAAGCCCTGCATGCGGACCAGAAACGATCGAGAAAAACACATTGCGTCCTACGATCGGGGCACCATTGTCATCCTGAACGGTTGCCGTCACGGTATGCTGTGTTCCTACCGGATTGGTGGCAGTTGTTGGTCCCAAAACGATGCCTTCCCCAACGACTGCGATGGCTGACCTAATGGATAATCCTGCAAAAAAGATACTGTCATCGTTTGAAGGATTAATGGTATTTATTACCATACTCGTATCACCGGTATTGACAAAAGGCAGAATATCATAGAGTTCATCATCGTCACGAGGATCTGTCGCGCTCGCATTTGGATCCGGCGGATTAGCAGTACTGTCACCAATACCACCAACTGTTATCAGTACTCCGTTACCCCCAAGAGTACCGTCATCTTGACCACCTGCAGAAGAGGTAAGTCGCTGACCATTGATATCTACATGGCTCTCTTGTCCTGTCGGGCCTAGTTGGTAGCTGAAAGAAATTCCCAAGGAGAATTCCATTCCCAGATTCGGATCGCTCTTGTCTATGGGGTCAGAAAATAATACGTTAAATGTATCCCCGGTAGTATTCTGGGCGCCAAACATGAGAACGATGGTGTTGCTCACGGATTGATTGGGATCATCAAAGATTACCGCCAGAATGGAGCCATCCAGGTACATGGTTTCAACAACGGGGATATCGATAATACCCGCCGGAGCGGCATCAACGACTGGTTTTACGATGCTTGTGACATCAGCCCAGGCATGGTTCGGCCCCCCGAAGATAGCGTTTAGTTTTACATGTAAACTCCAGTTTACCGGAGTGCCGTTGAGTTCAATCGCCCCGTTTGGCAATGGCCCAGGATTACCATTTGAACCCCACACATCAGCCGCTGCCATGTACGCGCCTCGTACCGTTGCTCCCGCTGGCTTATTCACCTGAATATTTCCGGAAGAGTCTGTACCGAGGCCATCAACAGACAATGAAATAAGACCAGTTTCAGTCACCACAGGTTGCAGCGCTGTAGCTGATGCAGCCGCTGGCATCATGGACTGGCTTATCTTTGGACCCGCAGCGGATTCTTCGGAAACAGTGCCCGGCACCGGACTACTGTTTGCGAAAGTCTGAACAGCACCGGCAGCTACTAATACTGCTATCAAGAAAAATGCTATGAAAAATTTAGATCTTATTGCTTTCAAGTTTTAGTCCTCCCTTATTAAAACATACGAATAAAAATACAGGAAAAACAGGTTTTTATTTGCTGTATCACCCCCCCTTTCTCTTCGTTTATAAAAATCTATTCCCGCACTAAAACAACACAATTTTTATGTATCACCTCCTTTTTCCCAATTTCATTTGCCTCAACGAGATATAGAAAACATCTTACGTACCTCTTTTTCCACCACTTCCTGAACCATAATTTTCCCACAAAAAATTAAAATCTTTGTAACAATCGTAACAGTTTAGCTTTTTGAAAAACTCTCAATTTTATACCATATTTTGTTAAAAAATTGCATTATTAGGGCGATTTCTGGCCCTTTTTAAGCGATATTTCGACATTTTTTGGCAGTTTTTCAAAAAGCTAAATTGATACTAACAATCTAGTTTTTTGAAAAATCCCGAAGGGATGACATGGTATCATTCATTTTGCCATATTTCACCCCTATGGGGTTAAATATGGTGGTGTGCCCTATTCTATAATCATGTCATCCCTTCGGGATTTTCCGGTCTGTCCATTTTCCCTGTTGGCTCTTAACTATTCAGAGAAAATATTCTCTGTCAATTTTTGCTGAATAGTTACCTTTTGCTTAAACAAAAAAAGCCTTACTACCGATTTATGGAACTTTTTCGGCAGTAAGGCTATCTTGAGAAAATTGCTTAGTGCATCTAAAGGACTTTAACTTTCGTTACCTGATAGAGTATGGTTTATCTATCAAGACCAGAATTATAATCCTTGCATACTTCCCTGTATAATTTCAAGACCCTTTCCTTTGCGCCCCCCGATCACTCAGGGTTTGCCTTTTTCGAACTATCGACTTAATCGATAGTTATTTGATTATATCACGAAAACAAAAAAAGTCAATTGCTTTTACACAATCCGAACAATCCTATTATCTCCCCGCGTAACTTCACCAATAACTATTCCCGGTTCTTTTGCGTATTTCAAAGTGTTTAAGACTTTTTTTACCTCAGATTCTGGTACGATCAGCACCATACCAATACCCATATTGAATACATGAAACATTTCCTGGTCGGTAATTTCACCAACGTCCTGAATTATCTTAAATATCTTTGGGACATCCCATTCCTTTCTTTCCAGGGTAACAGAGCAACCTTCAGGCAAGATACGCGGTATATTATCCCGTAGTCCGCCGCCGGTGATATGCGCTATTCCTTTTATAACATTTTTTGGTTTGTGTTTGTTCAATGTCTTCAGGATCGTTTTTACATAGATATTCGTCGGTCGTATCAGTTCTTCGCCGAGGGTAGTATTCAGCCCGTATTTCGTGAGCCTCTGGTTTGTTTTCATCTTTGCCTTATCAAAGAAGACCTTTCGCACCAGGGAAAATCCATTGCTATGGATTCCACTCGATCTTAAGCCAATCACCCGATCCCCAGGCCGTATCGTTTTGCCTGTGATCACGTTTTCTTTTTCAACAACGCCAATCACAAAACCCGCGATATCATATTCTCCCTTCTGATAAAACCCCGGCATCTCCGGCGTTTCACCACCAATGAGGGCGCAACCTGCCTGACGACATCCCTCCACAATGCCATCCAATACTTCATGAAGCACCGTCGGCACAATTTTACTGCTTGCCAAATAGTCCAGGAAAAACAAGGGTTCTGCGCCCAATACCACGATGTCATTGACGCACATGGCCACGAGATCAATTCCAATGGTGTTGTGTTTGTTCATCATAAAGGCAATTTTCAGTTTGGTGCCCACACCATCGGTAGAGGAAACAAGCACGGGCTGACGATATTTTTTCAGACGGGAGTTTAAAGCGAATAATCCTCCAAAACCATCAGGATTTTCAATCACCCTCTGACTAAAGGTTGTCTGCATTTTTGAATAAATATCTGTCGTAAATTGACCTTTTGTGCCAATATCAACACCCGCATCACGGTAAGAAAGCCCTTTTTTTGTTTTTTTTGTCATAGGTTGTCCATGATAAAGTAAGGGCGAACGGCCGTTCGCCCCCTACAATGATAAATTAGGCCTCGGCGACCTTCTCAATGTAGAGCGACGAGCCTCGTCGCTCTACAACCACAATTTTGAAATTCCTGTGCATTAAATTAACGTTTTGCTACTGTGACCTCCGTGCCGCGGTGGTTTATCTATTCCTTCCATGACGGTCGTATTGAACTCAACCTGCCTCGGTAATAACCCAGCCACATACCATACACATAGGCGAACTCACGTACGAGAGGTAAGACTGCAAGTACCGCCAATGTTTTTAACGATATCCCCGTGCTGTCTCCCATTCTTGCCATAACGATTATACCTAAGGGAACGTATACAACCGTTAAGATACTTAATAAAAGCAAAAAGATCGAACCCGGTACGAAATACACCCGCATTCCATACGGGATTGTTGCCAGAGACGCAAAAAGGCATGCAAAAAGCACGATAAAAAGTACGGGGCGTATCCATAATCTCAGATTCAATGGTAGTTGTCCATGAAATTTCAGACCCATTGCATATCCCCAGTAAAATTTTCTCCTCCAAATACCCGACCAAGTGTCAGGATACTGGGTGCTCACAACATTGCTGGGATCATAAACAATCCTGGCGCGCTCACTCAATTTCCAGCCCAACTCAGAATCCTCACACCACCATGCATTTTCGTTAAACCCGCCCAAATCCACGAGTGCGTCTCTACGAATTGCTGAATTTACACCAGACAGCTTATTGGGAACCAATGACTTCTTACCTATCCCATTCAATAGATAATCCAGAACACTTGATGCATTTGCCAGGGTTTTATCCCTGTTACCGGCTCGATAAGCCCCCCCT from Candidatus Brocadia sp. includes these protein-coding regions:
- the purM gene encoding phosphoribosylformylglycinamidine cyclo-ligase, whose translation is MTKKTKKGLSYRDAGVDIGTKGQFTTDIYSKMQTTFSQRVIENPDGFGGLFALNSRLKKYRQPVLVSSTDGVGTKLKIAFMMNKHNTIGIDLVAMCVNDIVVLGAEPLFFLDYLASSKIVPTVLHEVLDGIVEGCRQAGCALIGGETPEMPGFYQKGEYDIAGFVIGVVEKENVITGKTIRPGDRVIGLRSSGIHSNGFSLVRKVFFDKAKMKTNQRLTKYGLNTTLGEELIRPTNIYVKTILKTLNKHKPKNVIKGIAHITGGGLRDNIPRILPEGCSVTLERKEWDVPKIFKIIQDVGEITDQEMFHVFNMGIGMVLIVPESEVKKVLNTLKYAKEPGIVIGEVTRGDNRIVRIV
- a CDS encoding Ig-like domain-containing protein, translated to MIAVLVAAGAVQTFANSSPVPGTVSEESAAGPKISQSMMPAAASATALQPVVTETGLISLSVDGLGTDSSGNIQVNKPAGATVRGAYMAAADVWGSNGNPGPLPNGAIELNGTPVNWSLHVKLNAIFGGPNHAWADVTSIVKPVVDAAPAGIIDIPVVETMYLDGSILAVIFDDPNQSVSNTIVLMFGAQNTTGDTFNVLFSDPIDKSDPNLGMEFSLGISFSYQLGPTGQESHVDINGQRLTSSAGGQDDGTLGGNGVLITVGGIGDSTANPPDPNASATDPRDDDELYDILPFVNTGDTSMVINTINPSNDDSIFFAGLSIRSAIAVVGEGIVLGPTTATNPVGTQHTVTATVQDDNGAPIVGRNVFFSIVSGPHAGLSSNNSTDANGHATFTYTGSAAGTDVIEASFVDSTGQTKTSNQVTKIWESTTPPLCPCPDAQACYSFDEGSGNVAGDSSGNGNDGTINGASWTGGRNGSGLSFDGVDDNVSIPVINSEEVSLSAWFYKNANDTKGYDFIFDGLRMHSNPQLREGFGLKFLKRTPDVIAFALVTQDASGNKRQRTASYNMGNSVGGWNHVAGTYNKTTGEQKLYVNGQLVRTVRHKAGNTVVPLTYYSDTKIGNSLSKKGCFNGIIDEVCLSNRALTDQEVQDIFNN
- a CDS encoding glycosyltransferase family 2 protein — encoded protein: MKFSILIPAYNEEQAISSCLNSLTSLTYDNKEIFVIDDASTDRTTQIVERFLHNGVVLVRCEKNGGRAAALNFGLQKATGDVIITTDADTVVPADWLQRFKPHFEEQGVVAVGGAYRAGNRDKTLANASSVLDYLLNGIGKKSLVPNKLSGVNSAIRRDALVDLGGFNENAWWCEDSELGWKLSERARIVYDPSNVVSTQYPDTWSGIWRRKFYWGYAMGLKFHGQLPLNLRLWIRPVLFIVLFACLFASLATIPYGMRVYFVPGSIFLLLLSILTVVYVPLGIIVMARMGDSTGISLKTLAVLAVLPLVREFAYVYGMWLGYYRGRLSSIRPSWKE